From the genome of Oceanispirochaeta sp., one region includes:
- a CDS encoding galactokinase family protein has product MKKLEILTQLNEGKLTPLFEELYGPEDLDHQFLRWLSLVEKHTALYGDQDIRLFSTPGRTELGGNHTDHNRGRVLAGSINLDTIAAVSLTGDSIVIIDSEGYPPVRVDISDLSVHKEEEGRTEALVRGIAARFKARGYALGGFNTNTSSSVLKGSGLSSSAALEVLVGTIFSTIFNDNAVTSTEIAQIGQFAENNYFGKPCGLMDQVACAHGGIVAIDFKDPGKPVISPVVFNFQKAGYSLMVVDTGGNHADLTPEYAAIPAEMRSVAAFFGKEVCRDVDEERVLESIAELRQKTGDRAILRALHFYNDNKRVSSMLEALKDNKAEEYLRQVNRSGHSSFCYLQNVYPGKEPREQGISLALALTEEFLDGKGACRVHGGGFAGTIQVYIPNEMAAAYENYMTGFFGKGSVTPLKIRSLSSMEILS; this is encoded by the coding sequence ATGAAAAAATTGGAAATTTTAACGCAGCTGAATGAAGGAAAATTAACCCCCCTCTTCGAAGAACTCTACGGCCCGGAGGATCTGGATCACCAGTTCCTGAGATGGTTGAGTCTGGTTGAAAAACACACAGCTCTTTATGGCGACCAGGACATCCGCCTATTCAGTACCCCCGGCAGAACAGAACTGGGTGGTAATCATACGGACCATAACAGAGGAAGGGTTCTGGCAGGGTCCATCAACCTGGATACAATTGCAGCCGTGTCTCTCACAGGAGATTCCATAGTCATCATCGACTCGGAAGGATACCCCCCGGTCAGGGTGGATATATCTGACCTTTCTGTTCATAAGGAAGAAGAAGGACGGACAGAGGCCCTGGTCAGGGGAATTGCCGCCCGTTTCAAGGCCAGGGGTTATGCCCTGGGCGGGTTCAATACCAATACAAGCAGCTCTGTACTCAAAGGTTCGGGACTGAGTTCTTCCGCCGCCCTGGAGGTTCTTGTAGGAACCATTTTCAGCACAATTTTCAATGACAACGCTGTAACATCGACGGAGATTGCCCAGATAGGTCAGTTCGCCGAAAACAACTACTTCGGCAAACCCTGCGGTCTCATGGACCAGGTCGCCTGTGCCCATGGAGGCATTGTGGCCATAGACTTCAAGGATCCCGGAAAACCTGTAATCAGCCCCGTTGTGTTTAACTTTCAAAAGGCCGGTTATTCCCTGATGGTGGTAGATACAGGGGGCAATCATGCCGACCTGACTCCCGAATATGCCGCCATACCTGCCGAGATGCGCTCTGTGGCAGCGTTCTTCGGCAAAGAGGTCTGCCGGGATGTGGATGAAGAGAGGGTTCTGGAATCCATCGCGGAACTGCGGCAAAAGACGGGGGACAGAGCCATCCTGAGAGCCCTCCACTTCTACAATGACAATAAAAGGGTCAGCTCCATGCTGGAAGCCCTGAAAGACAACAAAGCTGAAGAATACCTCAGGCAGGTGAACAGATCTGGCCACTCCTCCTTCTGCTACCTTCAGAATGTCTACCCCGGTAAAGAGCCCCGGGAACAGGGCATCAGCCTGGCTCTGGCTCTGACAGAGGAGTTTCTGGATGGAAAAGGAGCCTGCCGGGTTCACGGCGGGGGGTTTGCAGGAACCATTCAGGTCTATATACCCAATGAAATGGCTGCAGCCTATGAAAATTATATGACAGGATTCTTCGGAAAAGGATCCGTGACCCCCTTGAAGATCAGGTCACTCTCATCCATGGAGATTCTGAGCTGA